In the genome of Channa argus isolate prfri chromosome 8, Channa argus male v1.0, whole genome shotgun sequence, the window atacaaataattcaAGACAAAGctgtaacaaataaaataaaagacttttCTGTCAACAGACCATTTAACACAGGCCAAATCTAAAACACAGCAAGTACTGATGACTGAAAAGATCTCAGCTTTTTGACTGTCTTTTGCTCTTTGGGAGaaatactgaaatactgaaGTTACACATTACCTAATCTCTGTGCCAAGGAATTTGGAGCAGTGTTGGATGGATCCCCAATGACTAAAGTAGATAGCGGCATGGAATCCTGCAGACAGGGAAATACATAATTGAggaaatatcattttaaatttaaatcatttaaatcaaTCATCAAGATGCATTTATTTGGTGGAGTTGTCAAATATCATCacactgtgggaaaaaaatcatttattactgtaaaagacaaagaaaatgctCATCATGTCCAACatgtttagatttaaaaaaatgtttactgaaCTTTGAACAAAGGTAAATAATACAtatatctttttattgtttatttatgtggtggaaagtaactaagtactgtactttttgaaatatttctagtttacttgagtatttctatGTTCTGCTACTTCATAACTGGACACTGCAAGTATACGTTTTGTCTCTGCTAATGTTGCTATTTTCAGCTACTTCAAATTACAATTATCCAAACATAGGACCATTAAAACAGTATAAATTCTCTAAAATCAGTTCTTTACAATGAATACTTTTACAACTGCTACTATAAGTAGTTTTTGTGCCAATGCTTTTGtatggtattattattatttctttgctATTTTACCAAAAACATCTTCCACCACTGATTATTTTTGGAAGCATCCTCACTTTCCTTAGAGTCTCCATGGACACACTGTCCATCTAACAACATAATTCTGTATTTACTGCAGCCATCTGTCTTGGGGCCATAGGTCGGAACCTAACGGAGCCCAGATAGAACTGAATATTCTGATTTTTAATACAATTACAAGGGCATTAAAATGATTGGCCCCACGGGACCAAAAACTCCAGGACCACACTCTCTAGGCCGTTTAAGTGTCTCCTACTTACAAATCTGCTGCTCATTGACACTGCCAGGTTGGACAGAACTGGGCTCGAACCGACCCACAGGAAGAACCCGCCGCTGAGCTTCATTACGTGGAAATGTATGACCTGCTCCAAAATCTTTTCGGAGAAGTTGTGGACCGAGATGGCGTCAAACGCTGCTCCATTTTGTGTTTGGgtcatttttgtttgatttctttcCAACTACCAGCAGAAACTCGTGTTAGCTGCAAACAGAAACGGTAACTTCCTGAAATCCGCAGCCCAAAGCAATCGATCACCGCTGCTGGTCTACGCAGAACCGGCGAAACGGATTGgtaacaaagaaagaaataaagtaaatttaacGACgtttctaaaaatacatttaaatagaaaaatgataaaatattgtttGCTATAActcactaaaaaaaacaaatgcaggttGACATGAAAAGGCCACTGTGTTTATCTACTACTGCAGTAATGTTGGATTTATACAAGGCCGAAGCCCAAAATGTCCCTGAAACGGGGACAAAAATAACCAGAACGACTGCagagaaagacataaaatggctacagactaaaacaaaacttaaaacagtcacaaaagacacaaaacaaccttaaaaaaatccaaacagctacaaaaacaactaaaaagagacacaaattaCTACAAAGAGCCATACAAAATAGCTACACATAGACACAAAACCAGAGACACAAAGTGAGTAGAAAGGTGTAAAAGCACTAGAAAGATATAAATTGgctacagaaaggaaaaaaacaagtgtgtaTCAGCTGCTAAAGGGGCTAAACAACCACAGAGACATAGGAAAGAACATAATACAAGTAGTGACATGCAAAAGTACAAGaaccacagagaaacataaaacaagtCCAAAGAGAGAAGACATCAATTGTAAACATGTTTGCATCTCCTCCAGTTTGGGTGTGTATCTCCTGTGAAGGAGAGGTCAGGATTTATTATCGTATAACTCAAGTTCAGGATGAAGTAACAACTGGGCCACTTTGTCAAAAGTTTAATCAGGACAAACTTTCTTTAACTAacttaaatacacacaaagccATGATACAGCTTAACGTCTTTTGATGTGTTTGAAATTCAACCacattattgtcattatttgaGTTGTTTCACTCTTGCAGAAAGTCTTGAACCAGTTTGTTGAACTCGTCAGCAAACTTCAGGTGGAGATTGTGCTTCCCCTCTGGCATCAGATGTAATCTGGGTTATGGGTGGAAATTTAGTTTAAAGCATGAGTCGAGCaggataaatacatttaaagacacTGTGATGAcaatggtgtgtgtgaatgttctCACCGTGACCCCCTGATGTGTTTGAGGAGGTACTGTGGGTGGAAGCTGGGCACCATGGGGTCCTTCTCTCCATGGATGATGAGGGTTGGACAGGTGATCTGGGGCAGAAGCTCCATGCAAATGCTCCCTAACCACATCACATTACGTTTATTTGATCAACACAAAATTAAGAAGCATGTAAATCTCTCCTTATTGTGACTGCAAAAAACTTGTCATTCATCTGTTAGCTTCATAAATTCTGGGGGTTATTTGGTTTGTGCAGCGTTAATTTATCACCTCCTGGTCTGTGGGCAAACTGTGAGACCCCATCCACCCAGGCCTCCCAGGTTTTAGCAAAGACTTCTGCTCCATAAACCTCCTCCATGGGCTGCCTCATCCTTGCACTCCACTTGGAGACGTCGCGGACCGCTGGGTGTTCCCACAATAAGTAaaccatgcacacaaacaggaaaaatgaTGTCATGCACACTTTGCACAGTTAGCGAAGACAACAAAAGTGGAGGAGTACCATCATAAAGCTGGAGGTCCTGCTGGGAAATGAAAGCATTGGAGCCCCATACGACCATCTTGCTGATGAGCTTGGGGTTCCTAGCTGCTGCAACCAGGGCAGCGATTCCTCCATCACTCCAGCCCAGCAGAGAGAACTGGCTGAAGCCCAGACcctgctgaaaacaaactgtactGTTTTTAGTGTACATGCAAAATGCCACAAcctccactttttaaaataaggcaAAAACTGATATCACAACAGGACAGTGGTGTACATAAACagtaaacatgcaaaaataaactgaGATCATGTGCTAACAAACCATGTGCTCAATTAAGTAACGCCTGTACAACTGTACGATGAGAAAATTACAGTAGTGCATGTGTGAATTTAACACAGGCTTGTTAAAAACAGGTCAATACccacatttatttctttcatgGGACCCCTGATGGAGCTCAGTGGGGAGATTTCTCTCAGCTCTGTAATAATTATCAAGAGCTGCTGAAATGACTGATTTTACCGTCATCAGATCCACTGCGTCCTTTGCATCTCGCTCAAAGAAGTCGGCGGGAAAGTCTCTGTGGGGGGGGCGAGATTGTCCATAACCTCGGGGATCCCAGCCAACTACAGTGAAGAGCTCCTTGTTTAGAGACTTGAGCTGGGGACTGAAATCGGTCTTCGTGCTTCCTGTGGTGGCATAAAGAGACAAACAGCTCTTATGGGATGAGTAGAGGAGATGTTTTGTTCTTCCTAAACTGCCAGAGAGTCTCTGCTCTGTCATTATAAGAAAAAAGCAGTCGTATTTACCCAGAGCACCAGGAAGCAACAGAACAGCATGTTTCCCTCTGCCTGACTTCTCATAGTACAGATCCACTCCATTGACATGTTGCCTGCCCGAGGAAACTGTAGAGCTGCAGGGACACAGACAGGGGGACAGTGGCAGTAATGAGCACAGCTTAGCTCAATCAACAACATGAGATTAGTGTGTAGCTGTAGCCCACAATGACTGAACATTCATGTGATTTTGACTAGATTCTGGACTTTTTACTTGGTTTTGCACTGTTCGTGTTGTTCTGCCTGGGTCTACTGATGCAGTGCTCGTGGGTCTACTGATGCAGTCCTCAACGCATCAGCAGggacattttaacaaaacacaaagctgcacTGGAGCTTCATGGATGCACACAAACTGCAACATCAGAACCTGCAGCTAAAAATCCATAAAAATTTCCTAGAGACATATTTATCCTCTTCATTGGTATCACAATCAGAACCAAAGTATTCACTAAAAGCACAAAGTACACAGGGCTTTGACTGTGAGCTAACATCCTGTAGGAGCATTTTATcccaaagcaaaaaaacaaagcaacagtgttttttatAATGTAGTCACTgattaaaaggtgaaaaaaatattttgtcttttacagcagaaacaatttcaaagctaaaaataatgatttatatCTTCCACTATCGGTGTTAGAGGACTGGGTTGGGATTCAGAAGaacgcaggttcgaatcctacCCCACCAGTTGTGCCCCCCCCCCAGCCAATAAGAGTGCCAGCCCCAAGCCTGGCtgggcaggaagggcatccagcataaaaactcatgccatgCTAAAAAAGCATAAATGCTAAAAAACCATAAACCATTAcatatttgtgttcattttatcTCTATTTCACTCAGactattttaacatatttactCTCACTTTTAtctcattattattagtagtagtaagtAGAAGCAGTATTAAGTTTCCTTTCATCTTTGAAACACTTTAAATGACAGAATTACCATTAcagtttgattgattgattgattgattgattgattgattgagcCTACATTTGATTCAGGGGGGACTGGCGGGTGTCCCCTCTCCCAAGTGTCTCCATGCACTGCCTGGACAAACTTCGCCATCTAGTGGATTCACATCAAACCAGCCTTTAGATAAAGCAACGCAGCTGACAGCAGAGCAGCAATTTCCTGCTTTCTGACTGCAGCACGGGACCGTGCATATGAACGAATAGCTGTCAGAGTGAATCACACAGTCAGTTACTATTTACCAGGAGCAGGACGTCAGCAACGCTGCAGCTGCTCTGTCCACCACAGTCCTTCTCCGACAGAAACGTCCTCGAAGTACAAGCAAGGCCATTCCGCGGCAGGGGGTTTAAAGCCTGGACCCGGTCTGTCTGCACTGCAGGATTGGGTTTAGCTGATTCAGGAAACTAGATTTAGTCACACTTCCCACCCCGTCATATTCTCTGCCCATCTAAAGCGAAAGCAcgaaaaacaaagcagagttGTACGGAGGCCCTGAAGGGTCATTGTCTGCGCATTGAGCCGAGCTGCTGTGCACCGAAACACACTCTGGAACAGACACCAGCGAAATACTAGTGTGTACTGCACTTACACAGTAAAATGACATGTCGAGTTTAAACCCACCCCCTCCCTTCACCACAATATGGGCCCATGTGTCTAATGAAGGTGACAAAggttcattaaaacattttgaaatgcagaTTTTGTGTCAcatacacaatcacacagagtgtgacataaacaaataaagaacCCTAAAGGTGCacttatatatacagtataagaaaaaacatgatACAGAAGTGCGGTTTGATGTGGTTTGATGTGGAGAGTGTATTTGGGCCCAGGTGATCAGACCATGTTTAAGGGCCTGTGGGAAAAAGCTGCTCCTTATTCTCTGTGTTGGATGTCAGTGAGCCGAAGTTTCCCTGAGCACAACAGAAtacgtgtttgttttttggttgcTAAAAAAGggagcacggtggtggagtggttaacgCTACCTTCTCACAGCTACAAGATCCCTGGTTCTAATCCACCtgccggctgcagcctttcatattctccctgtgtttttgtgggtttcctcccacagtccaaagacatgcatgttgggttaacTGGAGACTCTAAAAtgtccataggtgtgaatgtgaatgtgaatggttggtcctgatttaatccaaaatgctgcagcaagagtgctgactggaactagcaagagatatcatatttcaccttcactagcttctctccattggcttccaattaaatgtagaatagaatttaaaaccctgcttcttacatataaagctctgaatggtcaggctccatcatatttagaagacctcatagcaccatatcatcccagtagaccacttcgctctcagaatgcaggcctacttgtggttcccagaatttccaaaagtagaatgggaggtagagcctttagctatcaagctcctctcttgtggaaccagctcccagttcagattcgggaagcagacaccctctctacttttaagttt includes:
- the psmg4 gene encoding proteasome assembly chaperone 4: MTQTQNGAAFDAISVHNFSEKILEQVIHFHVMKLSGGFFLWVGSSPVLSNLAVSMSSRFDSMPLSTLVIGDPSNTAPNSLAQRLAKKTKKQVFVSYSLPMTDSNLSLLVEDRIKKELELHPEHF
- the bphl gene encoding valacyclovir hydrolase isoform X1 encodes the protein MALLVLRGRFCRRRTVVDRAAAALLTSCSCSTVSSGRQHVNGVDLYYEKSGRGKHAVLLLPGALGSTKTDFSPQLKSLNKELFTVVGWDPRGYGQSRPPHRDFPADFFERDAKDAVDLMTQGLGFSQFSLLGWSDGGIAALVAAARNPKLISKMVVWGSNAFISQQDLQLYDAVRDVSKWSARMRQPMEEVYGAEVFAKTWEAWVDGVSQFAHRPGGSICMELLPQITCPTLIIHGEKDPMVPSFHPQYLLKHIRGSRLHLMPEGKHNLHLKFADEFNKLVQDFLQE
- the bphl gene encoding valacyclovir hydrolase isoform X2, whose amino-acid sequence is MALLVLRGRFCRRRTVVDRAAAALLTSCSCSTVSSGRQHVNGVDLYYEKSGRGKHAVLLLPGALGSTKTDFSPQLKSLNKELFTVVGWDPRGYGQSRPPHRDFPADFFERDAKDAVDLMTGLGFSQFSLLGWSDGGIAALVAAARNPKLISKMVVWGSNAFISQQDLQLYDAVRDVSKWSARMRQPMEEVYGAEVFAKTWEAWVDGVSQFAHRPGGSICMELLPQITCPTLIIHGEKDPMVPSFHPQYLLKHIRGSRLHLMPEGKHNLHLKFADEFNKLVQDFLQE